In the genome of Chloroflexota bacterium, one region contains:
- a CDS encoding CcmD family protein, with protein MAKRNGLLTAALLLLLPALGAEGEEFLPFLFAAFAITWVAFFAYAFFIARKQADLKQEIEVLRSLQDKDDDSG; from the coding sequence ATGGCGAAGCGTAACGGCCTCCTCACGGCGGCCCTGCTGCTCCTGCTCCCGGCCCTCGGCGCGGAGGGCGAGGAGTTCCTCCCCTTCCTCTTCGCGGCGTTCGCAATTACGTGGGTCGCCTTCTTCGCCTACGCCTTCTTCATCGCGCGCAAGCAGGCCGACCTCAAGCAGGAGATAGAGGTCCTCCGCTCCCTGCAGGACAAGGACGACGACTCCGGGTAG
- a CDS encoding cytochrome c biogenesis protein gives MTLRMSLLGLSAALMLTALAMVFFYAPTDIVLGVSQRIFYVHVPLALVGFLAFAVVAVCSIGYLWKGSERMDNAAYAAAEIGVLFTSLMLITGMLWAKPAWGVWWSWSPQLTTSLILWFLYAAYLMLRAYAPPGETAARYAAVLGIIGFIDVPIVYMAARWWRDLHPNKVLGPLAEESALEPPMQLTFLVSILAFTALFAWLMAERTELRRQEIQVERMRYTYGEA, from the coding sequence ATGACCCTGCGCATGTCCCTGCTTGGCCTCAGCGCCGCCCTCATGCTGACGGCGCTGGCGATGGTCTTCTTCTACGCGCCGACCGACATCGTGCTGGGCGTCTCGCAGCGCATCTTCTACGTGCACGTGCCGCTGGCGCTGGTGGGCTTCCTCGCCTTCGCCGTGGTCGCCGTGTGCAGCATTGGCTACCTGTGGAAGGGCAGCGAGCGCATGGACAACGCCGCCTACGCCGCCGCCGAGATCGGCGTGCTGTTCACGTCGCTCATGCTCATCACCGGCATGCTGTGGGCGAAGCCCGCGTGGGGCGTCTGGTGGTCGTGGTCGCCGCAGCTCACGACGTCCCTCATCCTCTGGTTCCTCTATGCGGCATACCTCATGCTGCGGGCCTACGCGCCCCCCGGCGAGACCGCCGCGCGCTACGCCGCCGTCCTCGGCATCATCGGCTTCATAGACGTGCCCATCGTCTACATGGCCGCGCGGTGGTGGCGCGACCTGCACCCGAACAAGGTCCTCGGCCCGCTCGCCGAGGAGTCGGCCCTCGAGCCGCCCATGCAGCTCACGTTCCTTGTCAGCATCCTGGCGTTCACGGCCCTCTTCGCCTGGCTCATGGCGGAGCGGACGGAGCTGCGGCGCCAGGAAATTCAGGTAGAACGGATGCGGTACACCTATGGCGAAGCGTAA
- a CDS encoding Rieske (2Fe-2S) protein, producing MAYVPAGRKASDVPPGTLKIAMVLGTFVLLANVDGEIYATSNLCPHAGAALNYGRLDGPEVECALHGAVFNVTGGEVIVGPAPYGLDTYPVKVEDGEVLVDLG from the coding sequence ATGGCCTACGTTCCAGCGGGCAGAAAGGCGTCGGACGTTCCGCCCGGCACGTTGAAGATTGCGATGGTGTTGGGGACGTTCGTGCTGCTTGCCAACGTCGACGGGGAGATCTACGCGACGTCCAACCTGTGCCCGCACGCGGGGGCGGCGCTGAACTACGGCCGGCTGGACGGCCCCGAAGTCGAGTGCGCGCTGCACGGCGCGGTGTTCAACGTGACCGGCGGCGAGGTCATCGTCGGCCCCGCGCCCTACGGACTGGACACCTACCCCGTCAAGGTGGAGGACGGCGAGGTGCTGGTGGACCTGGGCTAG
- a CDS encoding heme exporter protein CcmB, whose protein sequence is MSEQRAPSAPTGASWWAAVGAVLWKDLLLESRTREIVTPILVFSLLVIVIFSFVLDPSPRLIESVAPGALWVAFTFAGMLGLNRAFALEKERGGMEGLLLSPVGRALLYFGKMLGAFLFMLLVEIIMLPAFSAVFNLPLVEPGLWLVIVLATFGFATVGTAFAAMAVNTRAREILLPVLFFPVAAPVIIAAAEATRAVYAGDSFADYSNWIGLIAAFDVIFAVVAAATFEFIVNE, encoded by the coding sequence GTGAGTGAGCAACGCGCTCCGAGCGCACCCACAGGCGCGTCGTGGTGGGCGGCCGTAGGCGCCGTCCTCTGGAAGGACCTGCTCCTCGAGAGCCGGACGCGCGAGATAGTGACGCCCATCCTCGTCTTCTCGCTGCTCGTCATCGTCATCTTCAGCTTCGTCCTCGACCCGAGCCCGCGGCTCATCGAGTCCGTCGCGCCGGGGGCGCTGTGGGTCGCCTTCACCTTTGCGGGGATGCTCGGGCTCAACCGCGCCTTCGCGCTGGAGAAGGAGCGAGGCGGCATGGAGGGACTGCTGCTGAGCCCCGTGGGCCGCGCCCTGCTCTACTTCGGCAAGATGCTGGGCGCCTTCCTGTTCATGCTGCTGGTCGAGATCATCATGCTGCCGGCCTTCTCCGCCGTGTTCAACCTGCCCCTCGTGGAGCCCGGCCTGTGGCTCGTCATCGTCCTCGCGACGTTCGGCTTTGCGACCGTCGGCACGGCCTTCGCCGCGATGGCCGTCAACACGAGAGCCCGCGAGATCCTGCTGCCCGTGCTCTTCTTTCCCGTAGCTGCGCCTGTTATCATTGCTGCGGCCGAGGCGACGAGGGCCGTCTACGCGGGCGATTCCTTCGCCGACTACAGCAACTGGATTGGCCTCATCGCAGCCTTCGACGTCATCTTCGCAGTCGTCGCGGCCGCCACCTTCGAGTTCATTGTGAACGAGTAG